ACGGCGACCGACCGGTTCGCCGGCGGAGACGGATTCGGCGGGGACGCCGTGGTGTACGAGCGCCGGGAGCCCGTCGTCGAGGACGACGTCGTCGATGACGACGACGTGGATGACGTGGATGACGTGGATGACGTGGATGACGTCGACGACGACGATGACGACGATGACGACGATGACGACGATGACGACGATGACGTCGATGACGTCGATGACGTCGATGACGACGACGACGACGACGATGATGACGACGATGATGACGACGATCGCCGCTTCCGCGCGGACCGTCCCGGCACCCGGTAGCGTCTGATCATGACGTTCAATCCCGACGCCGACATCAGCAAGGGCAAGGCTTCCAAGCGCGGCCGCAACACCGGCATCGCCCTCGCGGGCGGCGGCATCGGCGCGCTCGCGATCTTCCTGATCTCGCAGTTCCTCGGCGTCAACCTCGATGACTTCGTCGGCGGCGCGGCTCAGCCCGAGGCGAGCGACTCGACGCTCGAGCGGTGCCTCACCGGCCAGGACGCCAACGAGGACGTCGAGTGCCGCATGAAGGGCGCCTCGGCGTCGCTCGAGACGTACTGGGCCGAGGAGGCGCCGGCGCTCGGCGTGACCTACAACGCGCCGCAGAACTTCATCCTCTTCGATCAGGCGACCACGACGGCGTGCGGCAGCGCCTCGTCGGCGACCGGGCCGTTCTACTGCCCGCCCGACCAGATGATCTACATCGACGTGACGTTCTACGACGAGCTGCGCAGCCGATTCGGGGCGAACGGCGGCCCGCTCGCCGAGATGTACGTCATCGCGCACGAGTGGGGCCACCACGTCCAGAACCTCGCCGGAGTGCTCGAGCGCTCGCAGGACGGGCAGACCGGCCCGTCGTCGAATGCCGTGCGGGTCGAGCTGCAGGCCGACTGCTTCGCCGGCGCCTGGGTGGCGAACGCCTCGACGGTGCCCGACGACAGCGGCGTGCCGTTCCTGCAGCCGATCACGGCGGAACAGCGCAAGGACGCCCTCGACGCCGCCGCGTCGGTCGGCGACGACCACATCCAGCAGGCGACGCAAGGGCAGGTGAACCCGCACACGTTCACGCACGGCACCAGCCAGCAGCGAATCGACTGGTTCACGACCGGCTACGAACAGGGCGCCGAGGCCTGTGACACGTTCTCGGTCAGCGCCGGCGACCTCTGACCGTCAGTTCTGAATGCGCGGCGCGAACGAGTTCGCGCCATCCGCGTCATGATCCGGCGGCATCGTCGTCTCTCCAGTAAGCGCACCGTGACGTGCGCAGAATGGAGCGCGACGACATGGCACGACGACGTGAGATCCCTACGCCCCACCGCGAGTTCTTCCGCGCGGTGACGATCGACGAGACCGTGGCACTCTCGTGCACCTGCCGACGAGGTGTCGACCACTGGTATGGCGAGCCCCTGAACGAGGCATCCGCCCAGAGCGGCCCCGACCGCGGCCGGCGCGGCGGCGCGACGAGGTCGGCGCCCTCGGACGAGCAGAAGCTCAGCCTTCGAGCGCTGCGACGAGCGCCCGGCGCAGCTCGACTGGCTTCGTGAACCGAGCCCGGTGACCGGTCGGCACGTCGAGGTAGCCCACGTCGGTGACGCCCCGGTCAGCCGATGGCCAGCCGCGGTCGCCGTCGCGCATTCGCCGTCGCGAGCACGACGATGCCGGCGGCGAGCACGAGGAGCCCGAGCAGTGCCCCGGCGGTGAGCTCCTCGCCGAGCACGGCGACGCCGAGGATGCCGGCGGTCAGCGGCTCGGCGAGGGTCAGGGTCGAGACCGTCGCGGGCGTGAGCCCGCCGAGCCCGTAGCCGAAGAGCAGGTAGGCGACGGTCGTCGTCACGAGGCCGAGCCAGAGGGCCATCGCGAGCCCCGGCCCGGTGGCGAGCCACGAGGCATCCGTCGTCGCCAACAGGGGGATGCTGAAGACGGCTGCGGTGCCGAAGAGCGCACCCATGCTGGATGATCCGCTCCAGCCGCGGTCGAGCAGCGCCTTCGCTGCGAGTGTGTAGACGGCGTACGAGGCGCCCGCGCCGAGTGACGCGAGCAGTCCGAGCGGATCGGCGCCTGCTGCTCCTCCTTCGCCGGTCGCGGCGGCGAGGATGCCGACGCCGAGCGTCGCGATGGCGGTGGCCACCGCCCAGCGGTGGCCGGGGTAGCGGCGCCGGAGCGCCCAGTCGAGCCCGCCCGTGATGACGGGCGCCGAGCCGAGCGCCACGACCGTGCCGACCGCGACGCCGTTCGCGGCGGTGCCGGCGAAGAACGCGGGCTGGTAGGCGAGCACGCCGGCGGCGCCGAAGGCGACGAGCAGCCAGGCGGGCAGCGGATGCCGCGTGCCGACGCCGGCCGCCGGCGCGGCGGGTGTCCCGTCCGCGCCGCGCCGGCGCCCGGCGAAGACCTGGATCACGGCGATGAGCCCGAGGGCGCCGCCGCCGATCAGGATTCGCGCCGCCCCGACCGAGGCCGCACTCGCCTCGGGCCCGAGCGCCTGCGCGGTGCCCGTGGTGCCGAAGCAGACGGCCGCGAGCAGCACGGCGGTCACGAATCGCATGGCACATTGTTACACAATCGGACGCCAGCCGTCAGGAGGAGATCGCGCGATCGGGGGGAGGCCGCGAGGGGAGTCGGCCTCCGAACCGTGCGTTCTCCTCCCGACGCCGTACGAGCGCACCCCCGCAGGCCGATAAGCTCGCGGATGTCGCGCGCGCGATCCGGCGACGATGCCGTGAGTGCCGCCGACATCCGTGACCCGAAACGGAAAGGACTCCTGTGCGCGCCGTGCTCTTCAACGCCTTCGGTGAGAACCCCGAACTCGTCGACGTGCCGGAGCCGGAGTGCCCGCCGCGCGGCGCCGTCATCCGGGTGCGCGCGACCGGCGTCTGCCGCAGCGACTGGCACGCCTGGATGGGCCACGACGACACCGTGTCGCTGCCGCACGTGCCGGGCCACGAGTTCGCCGGCGAGATCGCCGTGCTCGGCTCCGAGATCGACCCCGAGGCGGGCTGGGCCGTCGGCGATCGCGTCACCGCCCCGTTCATCTGCGCGTGCGGCCGATGCCACGAGTGCCTGACGGGCAACGAGCAGGTCTGCGACCAGCAGTCGCAGCCGGGGTTCACGCACTGGGGTTCGTTCGCCGAGTTCGTGGCGATCGACGAGGCCGAACTGAACCTCATCCGACTGCCCGAGTCGCTCGGCTTCGTCGAGGCGGCCTCGCTCGGCTGCCGCTTCGCGACCGCGTACCGGGCGATCGTCTCGCGCTCGCGTCTCGCCCCGGGCGAGCAGATCGCGGTGCACGGATGCGGCGGGGTCGGCCTCTCCGCGATCATGATCGCCGTCGCTGCCGGAGTGAAGGTCTACGGCGTCGATGTCTCGGACGCCGCGCTCGCCGCGGCGGAGGGGCTCGGGGCCGTGCCCCTGCAGGGCGGCGAGGGCGCTGCCGAGCGGATTCTCGAGGCCTCTGGCGGGGGAGTGGACGTCTCGGTCGACGCGTTCGGCTCGACCGAGACCTCGTTCGCCTCGGTGCGGAGCCTCAAGAAGCGCGGCCGCCACGTGCAGATCGGGCTCATGGTCGGCGACTCCGCGCTCGCCGCGATGCCGATGGACGCGGTGATCGCGGGCGAGCTCGAGATCCTCGGCAGCCACGGCATGGCCGCACACGAGTACCCCTCGATGCTCGGCGCCGTCGCATCGGGCGACTTCCGGCCGATCGAGCTCGTCGGTCGCCGCATCACACTCGACGAGGTGCCCGCGGCGCTCGCGGCGATGGGCACGGCCGGCGGTGCCGGCTCGGGCATGACGGTCGTCGAGCTGTAGCGGCATCCGCTCGCTCGCCGGCCGGCCTCGGGCGTACCCGTAGCATGTCCGAGAACCCACAGGAGGAATCGATGAGCGAAGGTCGTGCGACCCCCGCAGGCTGGTATCCCGACCCGAGCGACGCCGCTGCGCAGCGCTGGTGGGACGGGGTGCAGTGGACGGAGCATGTCGCGCCGGCCGCCCCGGTGGCTCCCGTAGAGCAGGTCGCGCCGAGGGCGTCGGTTCCTCCGATCGTGCCGGTGGCGCCGCCGGTCGTCGCGCCTCCCGTTGCCGTGCCTGCGTACGTCGCCCCGGTGACGCCGGCCTACGCGCCCGCATACACCTCGGCGCCCGCGTACGCGCCGGCGCCCGCGTACGCGTCGGCACCCGCGTACGTCGGAGCGGCGCCTGCGCAGGGCGTCGGGCAGCCGGCACCCTACGGCGCCGTCGCACCGACGACCCGCGTGCCCGAAGGCACCCCCGTCGACACGATCTGGATCTGGCTGATCGTGGTGATGCCCGTGCTCTCGGTGCTGTCGCTCTTCTTCTGGGACTTCGAGGCGTACCTGGAGCAGTCGATGTCGCCGTCGACGAGCACGATGCTCACGGCGCTCGGCCCGTACACCGACCCGTGGTACCTCGCCGCGACCTTCGGCGGATGGATCATCTACGGTCTCTCGGTCTGGTTCGCCGCCCTCGACAGCGCCAAGCTCGCACGGCTCGGGTACCAGCGCCGATTCCACTGGGCGTGGGCGTTCCTCTCGTCACTCGTCTACGTCATCGGCCGCTCGGTCGTCGTGCGGCGCCAGGCCGGACGCGGGTACCTGCCGATGGCCGCGGCGATCGCACTCACCGTGGCGATCACGATCGGCGTGACGGTCTGGTTCGTCGTGGTCATGGTGAGCGTCTTCAACACCTCGATCGAGATGTACCCGGCCTACTGAGGCGCAGTGCTCGTGGGGGCCGATGCCGGCCCCCACGAGCACGTGGTTCACGCGTCGACCGTCTCCTGAGCCGGCGCGGTCGCCGGGCGGGGCGTCGGGTGCAGGAACAGGGCGGATGCCACGAGCCCGGCGACCGCCAGCACGGCGGCGCCGATGAACGCCGACGAGAAGCCGGCCGTGAGCGCGGCGGCATCCGCTGCACCGCCGGTGGCTGCCCCGGCGGTGACCGCAGCGCCGACGGCCGTCAGCACGGCGAGGCCGATCGCCGAGCCGATCTGGTAGCTCGTGTTGACGAGGCCCGAGGCCACGCCCGTCTCCTCAGGTCGTGCCGCGCCGATCGCCGTGCCGAGCGACGGCACGAACGCGAGCGCCATGCCGAGCGCCGCGACGAGCGAGGCGGGCAGCACGTCGACGGCGTAGCTGCCGTCAGGTCGCACGAGCGCGAGCCAGCCGAGGCCCACCGCGAGCAACGCGAACCCGCCGACGATGAGCGGCTTCGCACCGAACCGCGCCTGCAGCCGCGGCGCCACTGCGACCATGCCGACCACGATGAGCGCGGTCATCGGCAGGAGTGCGGCACCCGACGCGAACGCGCCCGCCCCGAGCACCTGCTGCAGGTAGAGGTTCAGGAAGAACCACATCGACACCCAGGCGGCGCCGAGCAGGAGCTGGGCGAGGTTCGCCGCCCCGAGCTGCGGGGCACGGAAGATGCCGAGGCGCAGCAGCGGCGTGCGACTGCGCGCCTGGATCGCGAAGAACGCGATGAGCAGGAGAGCACCGGCAGCGAGGGCGACGATCGTCTCGACCGAGGCCCAGCCGACCTCTGGGGCCCGCACGACGCCGTAGACGATCGCGGCGAGTCCCGCGGTCGCGGTGAGCGCACCGCCGAGGTCGACCCGGCCGCGCCCGCCAGTGACCCGGGGGAGGGCGAACGGCGTCAGGGCGATGACGAGCACGGCGATCGGCACGGTCACGTAGAAGACCCACGGCCAGCTCGCGTACTCCGTGAGCACCCCGCCGAGGAAGACCCCGGCGGTGCCGCCGATCGGTGCAGCGGCGCCGTACACCGCGAAGGCGCGCGGGAGTTCAGCGGTGCCGCCGAACAGTGTCATCAGCAGGGTGAGTGCGGCCGGGGCGATGAGCGCGGCACCCGCCCCCTGGACGGCGCGGCCGGCGATCTCGAGGCCGACGTTGCTTGCGGCGCCGGCCAGCACGCTGCCGATGATCAGCGTGAGCCAACCGGCGATGAACACCCGTCGTGCGCCGAACACGTCGGAGAGGCGGCCGCCGAGGAGCAGCAGACCGCCGAAGGCGATGACGTAGGCGTTGAACACCCACGACAGGGACTCGGGGGTGAACCCGAGCTCGGCCTGGATGTCGGGCAGGGCGACGCCGATGATCGACGTGTCCATGATGACGACGAACTGGGCCGCCGCGATGAGCGCGAGGCCGAGCCACCGACGTCTCGTCGGCGGAGTGGATGCGGACATGGAATGCTCCTTCTCTGAATACCCCTAGGGGGTATAGATATACCTACCTTGAAGCACCCTTGTCAAGCCGCGGGGTCGCGTGTGACGGGAGGCGCAGCCGCCGCGGCGCGCTGGCCGGCGCCCGTCCGACGCGCCAGAATGGGGCGATGGACCCGGTCGCGGCGCTCGAGGAGATCGCGTTCCTGCTCGAGCGCGATCGCGCGTCGGCGTTCAAGTCGAAGGCGTTCCGGCGGGCGGCCGAGGTCATCCGGCCCCTCGATCCCGACGAGATCGCGGCCCGCGTCGGCGACGGCCGACTGCAGCGCACGAAGGGCATCGGCGATACGACGTTCGCCGTCATCGCCCAGGCGGCGGATGGCGCGGTGCCCGACTACCTCGCCGATCTGCGTACGCGGGCCGGGCTCTCACCCGAGGGCGCGCGCACCGGTCTCGGGGCGCGACTGCGCGGCGACCTGCACAGCCACACCGACTGGTCCGACGGCACGACGAGCCTCGAGACGATGGCGCGCGCCGGCGAGGCGCTCGGGCTCGAGTACCTCACGATCACCGACCACTCGCCGAACCTCCGGGTGGCCAACGGTCTCAGCGTCGAACGGCTCACCGCGCAGCAGCAGGCGATCACCGACGTGCAGGCGGAGGTCCGCGGCATCCGACTGCTCCGCGGCATCGAGGTCGACATCCTGCTCGACGGTGCGCTCGACCAGACCCCCGAGATGCTCGGCCGCCTCGACGTCGTGGTCGCGAGCGTGCACTCCAAGCTCCGTACCGAGGCACCCGAGATGACGAAGCGGATGCTGCGCGCCATCGCCGACCCGCACACGAACGTGCTCGGGCACTGCACCGGCCGGCTCGTCGAGGGCGCTCGCGGCACCCGACCGCAATCGACGTTCGACGCGCAGGCCGTGTTCGAGGCGTGCGCCGAGCACGGCGTCGCGGTCGAGATCAACTCCCGGCCCGAGCGGCAGGACCCGCCCGACGAGCTCATCGCGATCGCGCTCGAAGCCGGCTGCCTGTTCTCGATCGACAGCGACGCGCATGCTCCGGGGCACCTGACGTTCCTCGAACTCGGCGCCGCGCGTGCGACGGCGAACGGCGTGCCGGCCGAGCGCATCGTCACGACCTGGCCGGTCGATCGCCTGCTCGAGTGGAGTCGCGATCGCTCGGGGTGAGCAGGGTGGCACTGACGGTACCCGGAACACCCGTCACTCCCGCGCGTGGCGGTTTCCGGCGTGAGATGGAACACGAGCACCGCGACATCCGTTCTGGAGGAAGGACCCCCATGGACACCTGGACCACCGATGAACTCGATCGCATCGGCAGGGCCGAGGAGCTGCAGATCGCCTCCCGCCGCGCCGACGGGTCGCTCCGGCCGTTCGTGACGATCTGGGTCGTCAGGGCCGGCGACGATCTGTACGTGCGCTCCGCCTACGGGCCGGGCAACCCCTGGTTCCGCCGGGCGCAGGCGAGCGGCACCGGTCGCATCCGCGCCGGGGGCGTCGAGCGCGACGTCGTGTTCGCCGAGCCGCCGGCCGAGGC
The DNA window shown above is from Agromyces cerinus and carries:
- the ypfJ gene encoding KPN_02809 family neutral zinc metallopeptidase, whose amino-acid sequence is MTFNPDADISKGKASKRGRNTGIALAGGGIGALAIFLISQFLGVNLDDFVGGAAQPEASDSTLERCLTGQDANEDVECRMKGASASLETYWAEEAPALGVTYNAPQNFILFDQATTTACGSASSATGPFYCPPDQMIYIDVTFYDELRSRFGANGGPLAEMYVIAHEWGHHVQNLAGVLERSQDGQTGPSSNAVRVELQADCFAGAWVANASTVPDDSGVPFLQPITAEQRKDALDAAASVGDDHIQQATQGQVNPHTFTHGTSQQRIDWFTTGYEQGAEACDTFSVSAGDL
- a CDS encoding EamA family transporter, encoding MRFVTAVLLAAVCFGTTGTAQALGPEASAASVGAARILIGGGALGLIAVIQVFAGRRRGADGTPAAPAAGVGTRHPLPAWLLVAFGAAGVLAYQPAFFAGTAANGVAVGTVVALGSAPVITGGLDWALRRRYPGHRWAVATAIATLGVGILAAATGEGGAAGADPLGLLASLGAGASYAVYTLAAKALLDRGWSGSSSMGALFGTAAVFSIPLLATTDASWLATGPGLAMALWLGLVTTTVAYLLFGYGLGGLTPATVSTLTLAEPLTAGILGVAVLGEELTAGALLGLLVLAAGIVVLATANARRRPRLAIG
- a CDS encoding alcohol dehydrogenase catalytic domain-containing protein, translated to MRAVLFNAFGENPELVDVPEPECPPRGAVIRVRATGVCRSDWHAWMGHDDTVSLPHVPGHEFAGEIAVLGSEIDPEAGWAVGDRVTAPFICACGRCHECLTGNEQVCDQQSQPGFTHWGSFAEFVAIDEAELNLIRLPESLGFVEAASLGCRFATAYRAIVSRSRLAPGEQIAVHGCGGVGLSAIMIAVAAGVKVYGVDVSDAALAAAEGLGAVPLQGGEGAAERILEASGGGVDVSVDAFGSTETSFASVRSLKKRGRHVQIGLMVGDSALAAMPMDAVIAGELEILGSHGMAAHEYPSMLGAVASGDFRPIELVGRRITLDEVPAALAAMGTAGGAGSGMTVVEL
- a CDS encoding DUF2510 domain-containing protein, which produces MSEGRATPAGWYPDPSDAAAQRWWDGVQWTEHVAPAAPVAPVEQVAPRASVPPIVPVAPPVVAPPVAVPAYVAPVTPAYAPAYTSAPAYAPAPAYASAPAYVGAAPAQGVGQPAPYGAVAPTTRVPEGTPVDTIWIWLIVVMPVLSVLSLFFWDFEAYLEQSMSPSTSTMLTALGPYTDPWYLAATFGGWIIYGLSVWFAALDSAKLARLGYQRRFHWAWAFLSSLVYVIGRSVVVRRQAGRGYLPMAAAIALTVAITIGVTVWFVVVMVSVFNTSIEMYPAY
- a CDS encoding MFS transporter, whose translation is MSASTPPTRRRWLGLALIAAAQFVVIMDTSIIGVALPDIQAELGFTPESLSWVFNAYVIAFGGLLLLGGRLSDVFGARRVFIAGWLTLIIGSVLAGAASNVGLEIAGRAVQGAGAALIAPAALTLLMTLFGGTAELPRAFAVYGAAAPIGGTAGVFLGGVLTEYASWPWVFYVTVPIAVLVIALTPFALPRVTGGRGRVDLGGALTATAGLAAIVYGVVRAPEVGWASVETIVALAAGALLLIAFFAIQARSRTPLLRLGIFRAPQLGAANLAQLLLGAAWVSMWFFLNLYLQQVLGAGAFASGAALLPMTALIVVGMVAVAPRLQARFGAKPLIVGGFALLAVGLGWLALVRPDGSYAVDVLPASLVAALGMALAFVPSLGTAIGAARPEETGVASGLVNTSYQIGSAIGLAVLTAVGAAVTAGAATGGAADAAALTAGFSSAFIGAAVLAVAGLVASALFLHPTPRPATAPAQETVDA
- a CDS encoding PHP domain-containing protein, whose protein sequence is MDPVAALEEIAFLLERDRASAFKSKAFRRAAEVIRPLDPDEIAARVGDGRLQRTKGIGDTTFAVIAQAADGAVPDYLADLRTRAGLSPEGARTGLGARLRGDLHSHTDWSDGTTSLETMARAGEALGLEYLTITDHSPNLRVANGLSVERLTAQQQAITDVQAEVRGIRLLRGIEVDILLDGALDQTPEMLGRLDVVVASVHSKLRTEAPEMTKRMLRAIADPHTNVLGHCTGRLVEGARGTRPQSTFDAQAVFEACAEHGVAVEINSRPERQDPPDELIAIALEAGCLFSIDSDAHAPGHLTFLELGAARATANGVPAERIVTTWPVDRLLEWSRDRSG
- a CDS encoding DUF2255 family protein, whose translation is MDTWTTDELDRIGRAEELQIASRRADGSLRPFVTIWVVRAGDDLYVRSAYGPGNPWFRRAQASGTGRIRAGGVERDVVFAEPPAEAHAAVDAAYHAKYDRYGPKVVGTVVGPKVVATTLRLEPVTG